The Balaenoptera ricei isolate mBalRic1 chromosome X, mBalRic1.hap2, whole genome shotgun sequence region GTGAGAGGTAGTGtagatttaatttacttttctttcagtTTGAGTGGAGTTAAACATCTTGTCATATATTTTAGGGCCATTTTAATataatcttttgctcatttttttcacATCGAGTTTTTGGTCTCTTTTTCCCTCAATTTTCAAAAAACTGTATATAACAAGGGCTTATTTCTCATTCATACTACTTGTCTATCAAGGGTTGGAATTCAACTCCACATTGTCCTTAATTTCAAAGTGTACAATATGATATTGTTAACTATGGGCACGGTGttatacagcagatctctagaacttattcattttatatagctgaaactttataccctttGAATAgaaactctccatttccccctctccacagcccctggcaaccaccattctactctctgtttttatgagtttgactttttaagctttcacatataagtgagatcatatagtatgtgtctttctgtgtctggtttatgtCACTTATCGTAATGTCTTCCAGGATCAGCCATGTTGCTATAAATGGTAagatttctttctgtttaaaggctgagcaatattcccttgtattattcatatatatatatcacatttgctttagccattcatctgtcaacagacacttaagttgtttccatgtcttggctactgtgaataatgctgcaatgaatataagagtgcagatatctctccaagatactgatttaatttcctttggatatatactcagaagtggggacttccctggtggtccagtggttaagactccacgcttccactgtagggaactgagatcccacatgtcacgtggtgcgaatttaaaaaaaagtgggattgctggatcatatggtagttacaattttttttttaatcacaaataaGGTCTTTTATTTGTCACCATTAAAGGTCTGATTTTTAAACAGATTCTTGGACTGGTGGCTCATATCCATCAGCTCATTCAACTTTAGCACCTGTCTCATCCCCAGTAGCTTTTCCAGAGCTACTACCTTCACCATGTAGCTCCATGAGTTTTCCCAGTTCAAACTTGGGCTTCTTcagcatttttacttttctaacaaAGACATCATGGAATGGATAAATAGATTGGCAGGCCTTTTCTGTGTCTTTTCCAATGCTGTCTGGAGTCAATTTATTGACCACCTCTTTCAAGTCATTTGTCTGCACCTCTCGGGTCATGATTTCCATCATCTTCTTGCGCATCTGGCAGTCCTGCTGGTGCTGGGCATGAGAGGTCTTCTGAATCTGATTGTTGCGCTTTTTAGTAAAACCCACACAGAATAGACGAAGCAAATAACCATCGGTAGTCTTGACATCAACGTGAGCTTCAGGTATGGTCTGCCATTTTTTGACCATGGAGCACATTTTGTCACGGGTAAGATCCGTGCCATGGAAATTAGTCAGGCAGTTTTTTTCCTGAACATCCTCAGTAATAAGCTTGAATTTTCTAAATGCAGCTTCATCATTCTGCAGATCAGCAGGGCTCACTTCAAACACACGACCCTTGAGGCCATCAGATGCGATTTTGGTTCCTTGAGTTCTCGTGACTAGTGTTTTCCCAATATTTCTTATATTGAACATAGCTGGTGCTTTCACATCATACCAATCTTTCTTAGAAAATGGGTCAACTACCTTCTTCTTGGCTCCCTTTTAACCACCTTTCGTAAGGCACTTGTTCTTACCGACCCTGTAGTTacaattttaagtttttgaggaacctccatactgttttcaatagtgactgtatcaacttacatcctgaccaacagtgtacaagggttctttttttctccaaacgcttgccaacacttgttatcttttgtctttattgataatagctattttaacaggtgtgaagtgacataccattgtggttttgatttgaatttccctgatgattagtgatggtaAGCATCTTTTCACAAACCTCTTGGActtttgtacatcttctttggagaaatatctattcaagtattttacccatttaaaaaattggattatttgatttttttgctattgagttgtaggagctccttatatattttggatactcacctcttatcagatacatggtttgcaaatattttttgcaattctataggtttctttttcactcagttgattatttccttttctgtgcagaagcttttttagtttgatgtagtctcacttgtcttttttgcttttcttgcctgtgcttttggtgttatatccaagaaattattgccaagGCCAacatcatgaagcttttcccctgtgttttcttctaggaatttaacagtttcaggtcttatgtttgtcttgaatccattttgagtcgatttttatatatgtt contains the following coding sequences:
- the LOC132357000 gene encoding small ribosomal subunit protein eS1-like; this translates as MFNIRNIGKTLVTRTQGTKIASDGLKGRVFEVSPADLQNDEAAFRKFKLITEDVQEKNCLTNFHGTDLTRDKMCSMVKKWQTIPEAHVDVKTTDGYLLRLFCVGFTKKRNNQIQKTSHAQHQQDCQMRKKMMEIMTREVQTNDLKEVVNKLTPDSIGKDTEKACQSIYPFHDVFVRKVKMLKKPKFELGKLMELHGEGSSSGKATGDETGAKVE